Part of the uncultured Methanobrevibacter sp. genome, GTTCCACCACCTACAACATTTGCAATTTCATCTATTTTTTTAATTTTCCACTTATCTGAAAACTCCAAAAACCGTAAGTTTCATAGTAACAGTCTAAAAATTCCTATAAAAAATAAGCATGTAAATTATGTAGGGTTTATAAAAAAGAAAAAAAGTTAAGATTCATCTTAACTGATTGTAATTTTGTTTCCAATTTGGTAATTGTTCCAGGTTGAAGTGATAATATATTTTCCTTTGAGAAGGTTGATATTTAAACTTGCAACACCGTCATCTGCTGTTGTTTTGTTGTAGAATACACCATTTATATTGAATATCACTGTTTGATTAGCTAGTGGATTTCCTTGTCCGTCAAGAACTGTTGCATTAAACCTACTTCCGTCTTGGAATTCCATAGATAAATCATCAGTAAGCAGTACAGTTTTAACAACTACATTATTTCCCACATCATATTCTTCATAGAGTGCAGTTATAATATATTCTCCAGGATTTAAATTGATATTTAGTTTTACTGTACCATTTTCATCAACTGTTTTACTGTAAAATACTCCGTTTATGTTAAATGTTACATTTTTACCAATAGCTAAGCTTCCGTCTTTATTGTAGACTTTTGCTGTGTATTGTGTGTCGTTTTTATAATATTTAACTATGTCATGGTTTTCACAAATAAGTGCTTTAATAGTTATATTGAAACCTTCTTGCTCACCATTTACTGGATTATATCCAGTTAGGATGTATGTTCCAGGTCTTAAGTTAATGTTTAATCCAGCATATCCTGATTCATTAGTGTTTCTGGTATAAAACACTCCATTGATATTAAATGTAACTGCTTGGTTAGCTAAAGGATTTCCAGAAGTATCAATGAATTTTGCATAAAATTTAGTTGCATTTCTAAACATTTTTACAATATCATTACCTATGATAGTTTTAGATATGTTTATATTAGCTTCTTTTGAATCACTGCCAAAACGTCCATTATAACTTATTTTAGCAAGATATTCACCAGGACTTAAATTAATAGCTAATGAAGCAATACCTTTCTCGTCACTTGTTCTTTTATAATCAACACCATTGATATTGATGATAACATTTTCACCAACAATAGGATTATTATTAGCATCTTTTAAGTATATATTAAGCCTTTCAGGACCTTTATAATATTTATCCACATCATTTACAGAAAGTATAGCACCATAGTTATTTGCAAATAGTTTATCACTACCAACAAAAGTATTGTCTAATGAATGGTAGAAATCAAATTGTCCAGATTTAACAGCTTTAAGAGAAAGTGTAATATAATTATTCACATCACAATCATTTAAATTCCAGACTACAATACGTGTAGGGTCAAGTCTGTAATTTCCTTTAGATACTGTTGCACTATTAAAATCAAATCCTTCTGGAAGAGCAAACTGAACTAACGGGTTTGAATGAGCAATATAATTAACCTGATATTTTAATTCAATAGTATCCCCAACAAGACAGGAACTAACAGGAGTTAATAATTTGAAAACTTCAATACTATTACCAAAAACATGGTTTCCTAAAAATAATTTATCCCTAGCTAGTGGGAGAGAATTTTTTGAATGGAAATTATTAAAGTAATAAACATTATCTGCCATATAGGATGTTGAACGACCAACACCTTTACCGTCATCATTTGATGCATAAGAATCTACACTATATGATAATCCATTAGGGGAATTAGTTAATTTCCAATGATAAGTCATTATATTTCTCCTATTAACACCATAATCATCAGTATAAACTTTTTTAATACCTGCATCAACAGGATTCAGATTATTATCATAACTTCCTTTTTGAGACATTGAATAAACATTAGGGCATAAAACATACTGTCCAGCTTGTAATTTACCAACATG contains:
- a CDS encoding Ig-like domain-containing protein; amino-acid sequence: MFNRKYFILIFFVFLIAITSVSAQDDVVASQDLNELSVNDEVVDTNINVEQYADGAIKQDTDKTDEDLIDLSECSSAVLQVSDNEGVICVRRDATNAADIHIESGNWGDISYLKQYKTADGYFSHAIITSNGWLIGNGGVTDGSAFRQIESIASEMVTNNQITNDYLSRIHKIISRYSLGHFVIKAADGTYGVVFTNLYHVGKLQAGQYVLCPNVYSMSQKGSYDNNLNPVDAGIKKVYTDDYGVNRRNIMTYHWKLTNSPNGLSYSVDSYASNDDGKGVGRSTSYMADNVYYFNNFHSKNSLPLARDKLFLGNHVFGNSIEVFKLLTPVSSCLVGDTIELKYQVNYIAHSNPLVQFALPEGFDFNSATVSKGNYRLDPTRIVVWNLNDCDVNNYITLSLKAVKSGQFDFYHSLDNTFVGSDKLFANNYGAILSVNDVDKYYKGPERLNIYLKDANNNPIVGENVIININGVDYKRTSDEKGIASLAINLSPGEYLAKISYNGRFGSDSKEANINISKTIIGNDIVKMFRNATKFYAKFIDTSGNPLANQAVTFNINGVFYTRNTNESGYAGLNINLRPGTYILTGYNPVNGEQEGFNITIKALICENHDIVKYYKNDTQYTAKVYNKDGSLAIGKNVTFNINGVFYSKTVDENGTVKLNINLNPGEYIITALYEEYDVGNNVVVKTVLLTDDLSMEFQDGSRFNATVLDGQGNPLANQTVIFNINGVFYNKTTADDGVASLNINLLKGKYIITSTWNNYQIGNKITIS